The Syntrophotalea acetylenivorans genome contains the following window.
GCAACAGCGGCATCGGCCCCTTGGACAGAACCAAAAACCGCGTCCAAGCGAAAAAAACCGACCAGGCAGGAGCCCCATCCGGCAGCGACCAGGTGCGGTTTTCCGACACCTTGCAGCAAGCCAACAAAGCACAAAGTGCTGGCCCCAGCGCCGATGTGCAGAGATCTGAAAAGCTTCAGGCTCTCAAGGAGCAGATATCCGCTGGCACTTACCGTCCCGACACACGCAAGGTCGCAGCGAGTCTGCTGCAGTTTATTGCGGAGAGCAAGTAAACATGTCTGAAGCGAACCTCAAACAACGTCTGGAAAACCTCCTTCAGCTGATTCTGACAGAAAGAGAACAGGCTAAAGGGCTCGACATGGCGAGCTTGCAGGAAAGTGCCGAAGAAAAACAACGGCTGCTGCAATCCATAGGTTCCGGCATTGATGACCAGAGCGATCCCGAGGTTCAGCAACTGGCCAACCAAGTGCGCGAAGAGAACCGCCGCAACGCTTACTTGTTCTACCTGACCTTGGGTTGGGTTCGCGAACAAATGACCTTTTTCGGTCAACGTACGGCACCAACCTCCTACGGCTCAAGCGCCGCCCAAATCAGCGAGCAACGCGGCGGCCGACTTCTTTCCGGAAGGATCTGACATGGGTGGTCTGCTTGTCGCATTGAACGCCGGCAAAACAAGCCTCTCGACCAACCAAAAGGTCATCGAGGTCTCCGGCAACAATATCGCCAACGTCAATACCCCCGGCTATTCCCGGCAAAAGGCGATCCTTACTCCCTACCCTTCTCTCAACTTCAACGGCTTCATGATCGGCCAGGGAGTGAAGGTCGGCGATATCGTTCGCGAACACGACGCCTTCCTCTCTACCCAAATTCAGGATAAGAGCGCCGGTTACGGCGAAGCCGATGCCAAAACCTTTCCGCTGGCTGAACTGGAACGCGTATTCGGCATTTCGGATGGGGGAATCAGCACCGATATTGACAGTTTTTTCGATTCCTGGCAGGAGTTGACTGCCAACCCCGGCGGCCAGACCGAGCGGGATATCGTCATCCAGCGAGGTGAATTGCTGGCCGACTCCTTTCACACCGCTTTGGCCGAACTCGATGGCGTCAAACGCAACATCGATGAATCGCTTCTGTCCAAAATTGACGGCGTCAACGACAGTCTGCAGCGGGTCGCTGATCTCAACATTCGCATATCCACCATCGAAAGCAGCGGCCAGACGGCCAACACCTTCCGCGACGAGCGTGACCTGTTGCTGGCCGACCTGTCCTCCAGCATCGGCATTCAGAGCCTGGAAGACAAAGAAGGCAATGTCATGGTCCAGCTCCCCGGTGGTCAGCCCCTGGTGCAAAAGGGCAACGCCCTGACCCTGGAGGGCGAAGTTGTAGATGATGAACTGCAACTGCAGGTCAATACCGGCTCGACTTCGACCCCAATCGACACCACAACCGTCGGCGGTGCTTTCAAGGGATTACTCGAAGTACGGGACCAACTGATCCCCGATCTGGAGAGTCAGCTTGACAAACTGGCCTACAGCCTGGCCACCGAAGTCAACGCCCTGCACAGCACCGGTAGAGACCTCAACGACAATACCGGCATCCTGTTTTTTGACGCCCCGCCCTCGCCAACACCACCAGCAAACCTCTGGGACGGCGCAGCCAATGCCCTCAACGTAGCCATAAGTTCGCCGGATCAGCTTGCCGCAGGCCTGACCAGCGCACCGGGCGACAACACCATCGCCTTGCAAATCGCTGAGCTAGGCAGCGCCAAGATCGTCGATGGCACCGACACCCTGACCGGTGCCTACTCACGCATCAGCGCACAGGTGGGCTTGGAAGCGGGCCAGAACGAACTAGCCACGGCCGCCAACGAAGACACCATGACTCAACTAAAAAACCTGCGTGACGGCAAGGTCGGTGTTTCGCTGGAAGAAGAGATGATCAACCTGATCCAATATCAAAAAGGCTTTGAAGCCTCGGCCAAATTTCTCTCCACGGTCGACGAAATGATGGACACCATCCTGACCATCAAACGTTAATGCCTTAGCAAAAGCCATAAAATGGCTAAGCAAAAATTTTGACATGCAAGGCGGATAGGGTTTTCAGGGCTGAAGGTATACACAAGGCATATCAAAGGTCTGAAAAGCGCTTCAACACAGCAGGGCGGGATTTTTGCGACGCCAAGAGGTAGAATATGAAAACCACTCAATCAACCGTATACCGCAGCCTGCAGAATCAGATTTATAAAACCCAAAGCTCCCTGCTCGATCTTCGTATGTCCGCGGCGACCGGTAAACGGATCAACAAACCGTCCGATGATCCCTCGGCAATCCGGCCGGTACTGAACGCCCGCAGCCAGATGCAGAAGAGCGACCGCTATCTGCGCACCATGGGCAGCGCCTCGGATCGCCTCGACATTCTCGATT
Protein-coding sequences here:
- the flgM gene encoding flagellar biosynthesis anti-sigma factor FlgM — translated: MTIDKVFGNSGIGPLDRTKNRVQAKKTDQAGAPSGSDQVRFSDTLQQANKAQSAGPSADVQRSEKLQALKEQISAGTYRPDTRKVAASLLQFIAESK
- the flgK gene encoding flagellar hook-associated protein FlgK, giving the protein MGGLLVALNAGKTSLSTNQKVIEVSGNNIANVNTPGYSRQKAILTPYPSLNFNGFMIGQGVKVGDIVREHDAFLSTQIQDKSAGYGEADAKTFPLAELERVFGISDGGISTDIDSFFDSWQELTANPGGQTERDIVIQRGELLADSFHTALAELDGVKRNIDESLLSKIDGVNDSLQRVADLNIRISTIESSGQTANTFRDERDLLLADLSSSIGIQSLEDKEGNVMVQLPGGQPLVQKGNALTLEGEVVDDELQLQVNTGSTSTPIDTTTVGGAFKGLLEVRDQLIPDLESQLDKLAYSLATEVNALHSTGRDLNDNTGILFFDAPPSPTPPANLWDGAANALNVAISSPDQLAAGLTSAPGDNTIALQIAELGSAKIVDGTDTLTGAYSRISAQVGLEAGQNELATAANEDTMTQLKNLRDGKVGVSLEEEMINLIQYQKGFEASAKFLSTVDEMMDTILTIKR